One Perca flavescens isolate YP-PL-M2 chromosome 14, PFLA_1.0, whole genome shotgun sequence genomic window carries:
- the LOC114567722 gene encoding E3 ubiquitin/ISG15 ligase TRIM25-like yields the protein MAQKGVQLDRETFSCSICLDLLKDPVTIPCGHSYCMNCIKGFWDERDEKEMYSCPQCRQSFTPRPVLLKNTMLAALVEELKKTGLQAAPADHCYAGAEDVACDVCTGRKFKAIKSCLVCLISYCEKHLQPHFESPAFEKHKLVEPSKKLQENVCSRHDEVMKIFCRTDQQLICYLCLMDEHKGHDTVSVAAERTERQKKLEGSRQTIQQRIQDREKDVKLLQQQAEAIDRAADKAVEDSEKIFTELIRLLEKRSSDVKQQVRSQQKREESRVRELQEKLEQEITELKREDAELKKLSHTEDLNQFLHNYPSLSPLSQSASSIHIRPLSCFEDVTAAVSEVRDKLQDVLREKWTNVSLTGTEVDVLLPPPEPKTRAGFLKYSREITLDPNTAHTRLLLSEGNRKATFMSQHQSYSSHPDRFTNIYQVLSRESLTGCCYWEVERRGRVNVAVSYKNIRRAGGSDECLFGRNDKSWALYCYNNSYTFWSNNVQTPVSGPESSRVGVYLDHSAGILSFYSVSETMTLLHRVQTTFTQPLYAGLMVYGSYGDSAELCKLK from the coding sequence ATGGCGCAGAAAGGAGTTCAGCTGGACCGGGAAACCTTCTCTtgttccatctgtctggatctacTGAAGGATCCGGTGACTATTCCCTGTGGACACAGCTACTGCATGAACTGTATTAAAGGCTTCTGGGATGAAAGGGATGAGAAGGAAATGTACAGCTGCCCTCAGTGCAGGCAGAGCTTCACACCGAGGCCTGTCCTgctgaaaaacaccatgttagcagctttagtggaggagctgaagaagactggactccaagctgctcctgctgatcactgctatgctggagctgaagatgtggcctgtgatgtcTGCACCGGGAGAAAATTCAAAGCCATCAAATCCTGCCTGGTGTGTCTGATCTCTTATTGTGAGAAACACCTTCAGCCTCATTTTGAATCCCCTGCTTTCGAGAAACACAAGCTGGTGGAGCCGTCCAAGAAGCTCCAGGAGAACGTCTGCTCTCGTCATGATGAGGTAATGAAGATTTTCTGCCGTACTGATCAGCAGCTTATCTGTTATCTCTGCTTAATGGATGAACATAAAGGCCACGACACAGTCTCAGTTGCAGCAGAAAGGACTGAGAGGCAGAAAAAGCTCGAGGGGAGTCGACAGACCATCCAGCAGAgaatccaggacagagagaaagatgtgaagctgcttcaaCAGCAGGCGGAGGCCATCGATCGCGCCGCCGATAAAGCAGTGGAGGACAGCGAGAAGATCTTCACCGAGCTGATCCGTCTCCTGGAGAAAAGAAGCtctgatgtgaagcagcaggtcagatcccagcagaaaagagaagagagtcgagtcagagagcttcaggagaagctggagcaggagatcactgagctgaagagggaagacgctgagctgaagaagctctcacacacagaggatctcaaccagtttctacacaactacccctcactgtcacctctcagccaatcagcatccagCATCCATATCCGTCCTCTGAGCTGCTTTGAGGACGTGACAGCAGCCGTGTCAGAAGTCAGAGATAAACTACAGGACGTCCTGAGAGAGAAGTGGACAAACGTCTCACTGACAGGGACTGAAGTGGACGTTTTACTGCCACCACCAGAGCCCAAGACCAGAGCTGGATTCTTAAAATATTCACGTGAAATCACACTGGATccaaacacagcacacacacggCTGTTATTATCTGAGGGGAACAGGAAAGCAACATTCATGAGTCAACATCAGTCTTATTCTAGTCACCCAGACAGATTCACTAACATATATCAGGTCCTGAGTAGAGAGAGTCTGACTGGAtgttgttactgggaggtggagaggagaggaagagttAATGTAGCAGTCTCATACAAGAATATCAGGAGAGCAGGGGGGTCGGATGAATGTTTATTTGGACGAAATGACAAATCTTGGGCGTTATATTGTTACAACAACAGTTATACATTTTGGTCCAACAATGTCCAAACTCCCGTCTCAGGTCCTGagtcctccagagtaggagtgtacctggatcacagtgcaggtattctgtccttctacagcgtctctgaaaccatgactctcctccacagagtccagaccacattcactcagccccTCTATGCTGGACTAATGGTTTATGGTTCTTATGGAGACTCTGCTGAGTTGTGTAAACTGAAATAG
- the LOC114567720 gene encoding tripartite motif-containing protein 16-like — translation MAQKGVQLDRETFSCSICLDLLKDPVAIPCGHSYCMNCIKSHWDEEDRKYSYSCPECRKTFTPRPVLLKNTMLAALVEELKKTGLQAAPADHCYAGAEDVACDVCTGRKLKAHKSCLQCLASFCEKHLQPHYESETFKKHKLVEPSKKLQENVCSRHDEVMKMFCRTDQQCICYLCSVEEHKGHDTVSAAAERTERQKKLEGSRQTIQQRIQDREKDVKLLQQQAEAIDRAADKAVEDSEKIFTELIRLLEKRSSDVKQQVRSQQKREESRVRELQEKLEQEITELKREDAELKKLSHTEDLNQFLHNYPSLSPLSQSASSIHICPLSCFEDVTAAVSEVRDKLQDVLREKWTNVSLTGTEVDVLLPPPEPKTRAGFLKYSREITLDPNTANTQLLLSEGNRKATLMRQQQSYSSHPDRFTGWCQVLSRESLTGCCYWEVERRGGVYVAVSYKNIIRAGGSEECLFGQNDKSWSLDCYNNSYTFWSNNVQTPVSGPGSSRVGVYLDHSAGILSFYSVSETMTLLHRVQTTFTQPLYAGLMVYWFDGGSAELCKLK, via the coding sequence ATGGCGCAGAAAGGAGTTCAGCTGGACCGGGAAACCTTCTCTtgttccatctgtctggatctacTGAAGGATCCGGTGGCTATTCCCTGTGGACACAGCTACTGCATGAACTGTATTAAAAGCCACTGGGATGAAGAGGATCGTAAGTACAGCTACAGCTGCCCTGAGTGCAGGAAGACGTTCACACCGAGGCCTGTCCTgctgaaaaacaccatgttagcagctttagtggaggagctgaagaagactggactccaagctgctcctgctgatcactgctatgctggagctgaagatgtggcctgtgatgtcTGCACCGGGAGAAAACTCAAAGCACACAAGTCCTGTCTGCAATGTCTGGCTTCTTTCTGTGAGAAACACCTCCAGCCTCATTATGAATCAGAGACATTCAAGAAACACAAGCTGGTGGAGCCGTCCAAGAAGCTCCAGGAGAACGTCTGCTCTCGTcatgatgaggtgatgaagatgttctgccgtactgatcagcagtgtatctgttatctctgctctgtGGAGGAACATAAAGGACACGACACagtctcagctgcagcagaaaggactGAGAGGCAGAAAAAGCTGGAGGGGAGTCGACAGACCATCCAGCAGAgaatccaggacagagagaaagatgtgaagctgcttcaaCAGCAGGCGGAGGCCATCGATCGCGCCGCCGATAAAGCAGTGGAGGACAGCGAGAAGATCTTCACCGAGCTGATCCGTCTCCTGGAGAAAAGAAGCtctgatgtgaagcagcaggtcagatcccagcagaaaagagaagagagtcgagtcagagagcttcaggagaagctggagcaggagatcactgagctgaagagggaagacgctgagctgaagaagctctcacacacagaggatctcaaccagtttctacacaactacccctcactgtcacctctcagccaatcagcatccagCATCCATATCTGTCCTCTGAGCTGCTTTGAGGACGTGACAGCAGCCGTGTCAGAAGTCAGAGATAAACTACAGGACGTCCTGAGAGAGAAGTGGACAAACGTCTCACTGACAGGGACTGAAGTGGATGTTTTACTGCCACCACCAGAGCCCAAGACCAGAGCTGGATTCTTAAAATATTCACGTGAAATCACACTGGATccaaacacagcaaacacacagctgttattATCTGAGGGGAACAGGAAAGCAACATTAATGAGACAACAACAGTCTTATTCTAGTCACCCAGACAGATTCACTGGCTGGTGTCAGGTCCTGAGTAGAGAGAGTCTGACTGGAtgttgttactgggaggtggagaggagaggaggagtttATGTAGCAGTCTCATACAAGAATATCATCAGAGCAGGGGGGTCGGAGGAATGTTTATTTGGACAAAATGACAAATCTTGGTCGTTAGATTGTTACAACAACAGTTATACATTTTGGTCCAACAATGTCCAAACTCCCGTCTCAGGTCCTGGGTCCTCCAGAGtaggagtgtacctggatcacagtgcaggtattctgtccttctacagcgtctctgaaaccatgactctcctccacagagtccagaccacattcactcagccccTCTATGCTGGACTAATGGTTTATTGGTTTGATGGAGGCTCTGCTGAGTTGTGTAAACTGAAATAG